One Sus scrofa isolate TJ Tabasco breed Duroc chromosome 1, Sscrofa11.1, whole genome shotgun sequence DNA segment encodes these proteins:
- the SOCS4 gene encoding suppressor of cytokine signaling 4 isoform X1: MAENSENNSKNVDVRPKTSRSRSADRKDGYVWSGKKLSWSKKSESCSDAETVNAIEKTEVPLRSQERKHSCSSIELDLDHSCGHRFLGRSLKQKLQDAVGQCFPIKNCSSRHSSGLPSKRKIHISELMLDKCPFPPRSDLAFRWHFIKRHTAPLSPKSDEWVSTDLSQSELRDGQLKQQRNMEEEVNCFSHTDVQPCVITTNSPSDRGSPGTGSMINLASNNSIEDSDMDSDDEIITLCTSSRKRNKPKWEMDEEILQLETPPKYHTQIDYVHCLVPDLLQINNNPCYWGVMDKYAAEALLEGKPEGTFLLRDSAQEDYLFSVSFRRYSRSLHARIEQWNHNFSFDAHDPCVFHSPDITGLLEHYKDPSACMFFEPLLSTPLIRTFPFSLQHICRTVICNCTTYDGIDALPIPSSMKLYLKEYHYKSKVRVLRIDAPEQQC, encoded by the coding sequence ATGGCGGAAAATAGTGAgaataatagtaaaaatgtagATGTAAGGCCCAAAACTAGTCGAAGTCGAAGTGCTGACAGAAAGGATGGTTATGTATGGAGTGGAAAGAAGTTATCTTGGTCAAAAAAGAGTGAAAGTTGTTCAGATGCTGAAACAGTGAATGCTATAGAGAAAACTGAAGTTCCTCTAAGGAGCCAAGAAAGGAAGCACAGCTGTTCATCTATTGAGTTGGATTTAGATCATTCCTGTGGCCACAGGTTTTTAGGCCGATCTCTTAAACAGAAACTGCAAGATGCCGTGGGGCAGTGTTTTCCAATAAAGAATTGTAGTAGTCGGCACTCTTCAGGGCttccatcaaaaagaaaaattcatatcAGTGAACTCATGTTAGATAAGTGTCCTTTCCCACCTCGATCAGATTTAGCCTTTAGGTGGCATTTTATCAAACGACACACTGCTCCTCTAAGCCCCAAGTCAGATGAATGGGTAAGCACAGACTTGTCTCAGAGTGAATTGAGGGATGGTCAACTAAAACAGCAAAGAAACATGGAAGAAGAGGTCAACTGTTTCTCACATACGGATGTTCAGCCTTGTGTCATAACCACTAACAGTCCTTCAGATAGAGGTAGTCCTGGGACAGGCTCTATGATAAACCTGGCTTCAAATAACAGTATAGAAGATAGTGATATGGATTCAGATGATGAAATTATAACACTTTGCACAAGttccaggaaaagaaacaaacccaagtgGGAAATGGATGAAGAAATCCTGCAGCTAGAAACACCTCCCAAGTACCATACTCAGATTGATTATGTTCACTGTCTTGTACCAGACCTCCTTCAGATCAATAACAATCCATGCTACTGGGGCGTTATGGATAAATATGCAGCTGAAGCTCTACTAGAAGGAAAACCAGAGGGTACCTTTTTACTGCGAGACTCGGCACAGGAAGACTATTTATTCTCCGTTAGTTTTAGACGCTATAGTCGTTCTCTTCATGCTAGAATTGAACAGTGGAATCACAACTTTAGCTTTGACGCTCATGATCCTTGTGTCTTCCATTCTCCTGACATTACTGGGCTCCTAGAGCATTATAAGGACCCGAGTGCTTGTATGTTCTTTGAACCACTTTTATCCACTCCTTTAATTCGGACTTTCCCCTTTTCCCTGCAGCATATATGTAGAACAGTTATTTGTAACTGTACAACTTATGACGGCATTGATGCCCTTCCAATTCCTTCTTCCATGAAATTATATCTGAAGGAATATCATTATAAATCAAAAGTTAGAGTACTCAGGATTGATGCACCAGAACAACAATGCTAG
- the SOCS4 gene encoding suppressor of cytokine signaling 4 (The RefSeq protein has 1 substitution compared to this genomic sequence): MAENSENNSKNVDVRPKTSRSRSADRKDGYVWSGKKLSWSKKSESCSDAETVNAIEKTEVPLRSQERKHSCSSIELDLDHSCGHRFLGRSLKQKLQDAVGQCFPIKNCSSRHSSGLPSKRKIHISGLMLDKCPFPPRSDLAFRWHFIKRHTAPLSPKSDEWVSTDLSQSELRDGQLKQQRNMEEEVNCFSHTDVQPCVITTNSPSDRGSPGTGSMINLASNNSIEDSDMDSDDEIITLCTSSRKRNKPKWEMDEEILQLETPPKYHTQIDYVHCLVPDLLQINNNPCYWGVMDKYAAEALLEGKPEGTFLLRDSAQEDYLFSVSFRRYSRSLHARIEQWNHNFSFDAHDPCVFHSPDITGLLEHYKDPSACMFFEPLLSTPLIRTFPFSLQHICRTVICNCTTYDGIDALPIPSSMKLYLKEYHYKSKVRVLRIDAPEQQC, encoded by the coding sequence ATGGCGGAAAATAGTGAgaataatagtaaaaatgtagATGTAAGGCCCAAAACTAGTCGAAGTCGAAGTGCTGACAGAAAGGATGGTTATGTATGGAGTGGAAAGAAGTTATCTTGGTCAAAAAAGAGTGAAAGTTGTTCAGATGCTGAAACAGTGAATGCTATAGAGAAAACTGAAGTTCCTCTAAGGAGCCAAGAAAGGAAGCACAGCTGTTCATCTATTGAGTTGGATTTAGATCATTCCTGTGGCCACAGGTTTTTAGGCCGATCTCTTAAACAGAAACTGCAAGATGCCGTGGGGCAGTGTTTTCCAATAAAGAATTGTAGTAGTCGGCACTCTTCAGGGCttccatcaaaaagaaaaattcatatcAGTGAACTCATGTTAGATAAGTGTCCTTTCCCACCTCGATCAGATTTAGCCTTTAGGTGGCATTTTATCAAACGACACACTGCTCCTCTAAGCCCCAAGTCAGATGAATGGGTAAGCACAGACTTGTCTCAGAGTGAATTGAGGGATGGTCAACTAAAACAGCAAAGAAACATGGAAGAAGAGGTCAACTGTTTCTCACATACGGATGTTCAGCCTTGTGTCATAACCACTAACAGTCCTTCAGATAGAGGTAGTCCTGGGACAGGCTCTATGATAAACCTGGCTTCAAATAACAGTATAGAAGATAGTGATATGGATTCAGATGATGAAATTATAACACTTTGCACAAGttccaggaaaagaaacaaacccaagtgGGAAATGGATGAAGAAATCCTGCAGCTAGAAACACCTCCCAAGTACCATACTCAGATTGATTATGTTCACTGTCTTGTACCAGACCTCCTTCAGATCAATAACAATCCATGCTACTGGGGCGTTATGGATAAATATGCAGCTGAAGCTCTACTAGAAGGAAAACCAGAGGGTACCTTTTTACTGCGAGACTCGGCACAGGAAGACTATTTATTCTCCGTTAGTTTTAGACGCTATAGTCGTTCTCTTCATGCTAGAATTGAACAGTGGAATCACAACTTTAGCTTTGACGCTCATGATCCTTGTGTCTTCCATTCTCCTGACATTACTGGGCTCCTAGAGCATTATAAGGACCCGAGTGCTTGTATGTTCTTTGAACCACTTTTATCCACTCCTTTAATTCGGACTTTCCCCTTTTCCCTGCAGCATATATGTAGAACAGTTATTTGTAACTGTACAACTTATGACGGCATTGATGCCCTTCCAATTCCTTCTTCCATGAAATTATATCTGAAGGAATATCATTATAAATCAAAAGTTAGAGTACTCAGGATTGATGCACCAGAACAACAATGCTAG